Proteins co-encoded in one Octopus sinensis linkage group LG6, ASM634580v1, whole genome shotgun sequence genomic window:
- the LOC115213478 gene encoding uncharacterized protein LOC115213478 gives MDLDYFSQTPQGQSQLASALDHKDTILWDNYKDSIACLYEYLLQLLRDKFYLENQNELQRRIDFLGHVHTYLSNPGNLKYLTLSASFIHYTISVIIETIHIIVCLNICKKALNSGIIPASCRTHNQMKNLLSMAKDLEKRVFHLEESVEKVCCKTNTASNIQSLSKIMEQIKNIKSIFKYLSKSSIQLADILTKKVESNLRYFDWMSLSVSILCVGQIIHSLVIKKGNTDLSQLCLWFTCVGSSAVVVQLPRMQFGLIRSIFTHHTDEYNKLSKLFQLEVNKKL, from the exons ATGGACTTGGATTATTTTTCGCAGACACCGCAAGGACAATCTCAGCTAGCCTCAG caTTGGACCACAAAGACACTATTCTTTGGGACAACTATAAAGATTCTATTGCATGTCTCTATGAATACCTCCTCCAGTTATTAAGGGATAAATTTTACTTGGAGAACCAAAATGAGCTTCAAAGAAGGATTGACTTTCTCGGCCATGTTCACACTTATTTATCAAATCCTggaaatttaaaatatctaacTCTCTcagcttcattcattcattatacaATCTCAGTTATAATTGAAACTATACACATTATAGTTTGCctaaatatatgcaaaaaagcTTTAAACTCTGGAATTATTCCAGCCAGTTGCAGAACACACAATCAAAtgaaaaatttactttcaatggCCAAAGATTTAGAGAAGCGTGTCTTTCACTTGGAGGAGTCTGTTGAAAAAGTTTGTTGCAAAACAAACACAGCATCAAATATTCAGTCGTTATCCAAAATCATGGAGCAAatcaaaaacattaaatcaattttcaaatatttgtcgAAATCATCTATTCAATTAGCTGATATTTTAACAAAGAAAGTTGAAAGTAATTTACGGTATTTTGACTGGATGTCACTCTCTGTTTCTATTCTCTGTGTAG gtcAAATAATTCATTCTCTGGTAATAAAGAAAGGCAACACAGATTTAAGTCAACTATGTCTCTGGTTTACATGTGTAGGATCATCTGCTGTGGTTGTGCAGCTCCCTCGTATGCAATTTGGCCTCATACGAAGTATTTTCACCCATCATACAGATGAATACAACAAATTATCAAAACTGTTTCAATTAGAAGTCAACAAAAAACTTTGA